From one Pecten maximus chromosome 8, xPecMax1.1, whole genome shotgun sequence genomic stretch:
- the LOC117332440 gene encoding protein sidekick-2-like → MMDVLCGFFVIFGLFIPTFGQFIPSNFACTSPNSTTFVFTWVRPNDPTNQVQGYHLTISRSDGLQVDNFPQMVIPGYLVQTYTVYGVGKYAVYTANLHCYTASGNEADVTLDCKSMTDAPNGAPVLVNATGISYSEVDVVWDEIEEIYRNGVLLGYKIVYFALNNWTPRSVDVSNTTFNYVIGSLDYDTKYVVSVLAYTSTGDGPQTTDIDKTWGPTTTAPEEEKKYFCYEMIPGVIEIGWNGMPCTIYMGVIGFLSVFALIFGIACCCSGGGAAAAGAGGGVGGGGGSRVEPFDEFDSDDDDDGYANNKPHKSAKSGGQVTSRDIWLASPGPGDFDDDHDDVSTPFPPPSTIIPRVGAIAKPKPKPPESDPAPTISEDRATIQKPENTAGNNDANIVIEDDDGFI, encoded by the exons ATGATGGATGTTCTCTGCGgatttttcgttatttttggACTTTTTATTCCGACTTTTGGACAGT TTATTCCTTCTAATTTCGCATGTACGTCTCCGAATTCCACGACCTTTGTTTTCACCTGGGTTCGTCCGAATGATCCCACAAATCAAGTACAGGGTTACCATCTTACCATCTCCCGGTCAGACGGTCTACAGGTCGATAACTTCCCG CAAATGGTCATCCCCGGATACTTGGTGCagacatatacagtgtatggtGTCGGGAAATACGCAGTATATACAGCCAACCTACATTGCTACACTGCCAGCGGAAACGAGGCTGATGTCACCCTCGATTGCAAGTCCATGACGGATG CCCCCAATGGCGCTCCAGTTCTCGTCAACGCTACCGGGATTTCCTACTCTGAGGTTGACGTAGTTTGGGACGAGATTGAGGAGATATACAGAAACGGGGTACTTCTTG GGTACAAGATTGTGTACTTCGCATTGAATAATTGGACACCCCGAAGTGTTGACGTCAGCAATACAACTTTCAATTACGTCATTGGCTCTCTAGATTACGATACCAAATATGTTGTCAGCGTCCTGGCTTATACATCCACCGGGGACGGCCCACAAACCACGGACATTGACAAAACATGGG GCCCTACGACGACAGCGCCTG agGAGGAGAAGAAGTATTTCTGCTATGAGATGATCCCGGGGGTGATTGAGATCGGCTGGAATGGCATGCCGTGTACAATCTACATGGGTGTCATAGGGTTCCTCTCCGTCTTCGCGCTCATCTTCGGCATCGCGTGCTGTTGTAGTGGCGGTGGTGCTGCCGCCGCAGGCGCTGGCGG TGGTGTGGGTGGTGGCGGAGGTTCCCGTGTGGAGCCATTCGATGAATTCGACAGTGACGATGACGACGATGGCTATGCAAACAACAAACCTCATAAGTCGGCTAAGAGTGGTGGACAGGTTACCTCACGTGATATCTGGCTGGCAAGCCCTGGCCCCGGAGATTTTGACGATGATCACGATGATGTATCAACGCCATTTCCACCTCCGTCAACAATCATACCGCGCGTCGGCGCTATAGCAAAACCGAAACCGAAACCACCTGAGAGTGATCCCGCACCAACTATAAGTGAGGACCGGGCAACAATTCAAAAACCTGAAAACACAGCAGGAAATAATGACGCAAATATTGTGATTGAAGACGACGACGGTTTTATTTAA
- the LOC117332438 gene encoding uncharacterized protein LOC117332438, with translation MAASMCNVGLVRRQLFLLVKRKTDCRHLLGERCCSSASEGEGVEHEDQAPQSPLFVEDDYFGVSIPEEQWSVPRLSGLAKDDLFKKYQSDSISEAEKHKMHYVNMRFGKVRFDNVPEIKHHKDTRDKFHDFNQVRVKMDILNSMNRDETETNKSGEKYFVSFMDQFKKDSNDHETSVSQESDGIKTIPKEPKIRKQKAGMEKFDSFPEKFVKPMKSVQPRWNETESIPPSHVDKQTKVEYGDSNLKVSNVNMEANNDLKDAGSAGLNFIDQQYFQQEIVPTMPKDSTSSNLNTSQDNYSEEVIPEFDPDLLFSETDKEIYLERNKLSSDKKIRSSYLETEDSESFPQTHPAQMSATSSMKTVDRRRTKKKHERFSDLEMLPPQHQAVPSPTDQADSSKISKLSLLETADTSKTNSNAMNFIDQQFFGEQFTDEDISGKTSSSEHLLNDQESASDLNFIDEEYFKEAVSISTQNLAQLWAPDHEKFENKLDEQYFTSSTENEKRSRKKKEDGNDMDKRFSHLMQGQVMDDLERDAVMERKRAITERNENGAEDMLGSAYDSVQKLKLERNQATNLEGGAPLRDSKGMKVMKTTVPQLHKMTTVEIVHMITRHILYDSDDIVAIYKPYGLPTHGGPGIAVSVAQLKEQIGQNLSKKQDTLYMVHRLDKETTGVMLLARTKEMAARLSEAFRDRRVIKKYWVITKGTPNPPEGIIDIPMMEGTVDGKNRMALRPNFLPDGRIATKTSIKTFKAETYYKVRASHENTAIVECLPLTDVRHQLRAHLSFGLNTPILGDHKFSNLLKFAPQKLDSTTLRRLGVQQSKVRHIPLHLHAMSILIPEFLDGRNLFVTSNLPKHFCKSMRYLKLNPRQK, from the exons atggctgcctccaTGTGCAATGTGGGGCTTGTCCGTCGACAATTGTTTTTATTGGTGAAACGGAAAACAGACTGTCGTCACCTTCTTGGTGAACGCTGTTGTTCAAGTGCTTCGGAAGGGGAAGGAGTTGAGCATGAAGACCAGGCGCCCCAGTCGCCATTGTTTGTCGAAGACGACTATTTTGGTGTTTCGATTCCCGAAGAACAGTGGTCGGTTCCGCGATTATCCGGACTTGCAAAAGACGATTTATTTAAAAAGTATCAGTCAGACAGCATAAGCGAGGCGGAGAAACACAAAATGCATTATGTTAACATGCGCTTTGGAAAGGTGCGTTTTGACAATGTACCAGAAATTAAACATCACAAGGATACGAGAGACAAATTCCACGACTTTAATCAAGTCCGCGTGAAAATGGACATATTGAATAGTATGAACCGCGATGAAACAGAAACGAACAAATCGGGagagaaatattttgtttcttttatggATCAATTCAAAAAAGATTCAAATGATCACGAGACATCTGTGTCACAAGAGTCTGATGGCATCAAAACTATACCCAAGGAACCAAAGATAAGAAAGCAAAAAGCTGGGATGGAAAAATTTGATTCATTCCCTGAGAAATTTGTAAAGCCAATGAAGAGTGTGCAACCAAGATGGAATGAAACGGAGAGCATACCACCGTCTCATgttgataaacaaacaaaagttgAATATGGTGATTCAAATTTGAAAGtttcaaatgtcaacatggAAGCTAACAATGACTTAAAGGATGCTGGTAGTGCTGGTTTGAACTTTATAGATCAGCAGTATTTTCAACAGGAAATTGTTCCAACAATGCCAAAAGATTCAACTTCGTCAAACTTAAATACATCACAGGATAATTATTCCGAAGAAGTTATACCAGAATTTGATCCTGATTTGTTGTTTTCTGAAACagataaagaaatatatctaGAAAGAAATAAACTAAGTTCTGATAAAAAAATCAGATCTTCCTATCTAGAAACCGAAGATTCTGAAAGTTTTCCCCAAACCCACCCAGCACAAATGAGTGCAACTTCAAGCATGAAAACAGTAGATAGAAGAAGGACGAAGAAAAAGCATGAAAGATTTTCTGATTTAGAAATGTTACCGCCTCAGCATCAAGCCGTGCCTTCTCCAACAGATCAAGCAGATTCAAGTAAAATATCTAAGTTGTCATTATTGGAAACTGCAGATACTTCCAAGACAAACTCTAATGCTATGAATTTTATTGATCAACAATTTTTTGGGGAACAATTCACCGATGAGGACATCTCAGGAAAAACATCAAGTAGTGAACACTTATTGAATGATCAAGAATCTGCTTCAGATTTGAACTTTATAGATGAAGAATATTTTAAAGAAGCTGTATCTATTTCTACCCAAAATCTAGCTCAGTTGTGGGCTCCAGACCATGAgaaatttgaaaacaaacttGATGAACAATATTTTACCAGTTCTACTGAAAATGAGAAAAGATCTAGGAAAAAGAAAGAGGATGGAAATGATATGGACAAACGTTTTAGCCATCTTATGCAAGGTCAAGTTATGGATGACCTTGAAAGAGATGCTGTAATGGAAAGGAAAAGAGCTATAACAGAAAGGAATGAGAATGGTGCAGAAGATATGTTGGGTTCAGCCTATGACTCAGTACAAAAGCTTAAGCTTGAGAGGAATCAAGCAACTAATCTAGAAG GAGGCGCTCCATTACGTGACAGTAAGGGAATGAAGGTGATGAAGACCACAGTTCCACAGCTCCACAAGATGACAACCGTCGAAATCGTACACATGATCACCAGACACATCTTGTATGACAGTG ATGACATTGTGGCCATATATAAACCCTACGGACTACCTACACACG GGGGCCCTGGCATAGCGGTCAGTGTGGCGCAACTAAAGGAGCAAATTGGCCAGAATCTCTCTAAGAAACAGGACACATTGTACATGGTGCACAGACTGGACAAGGAAACAACAGGAGTTATGCTTCTTGCCAG aacAAAGGAAATGGCAGCGAGATTATCTGAAGCATTCAGGGACCGAAGAGTGATAAAAAAGTACTGGGTCATCACAAAAGGCACTCCTAATCCCCCAGAAG GTATCATTGATATCCCAATGATGGAAGGAACTGTTGATGGCAAAAACAGG ATGGCACTTCGGCCCAACTTCCTGCCAGACGGAAGGATTGCCACAAAGACATCCATAAAAACATTCAAGGCCGAGACTTATTATAAAGTTAGAGCGAGCCACGAAAACACGGCCATCGTCGAGTGTCTGCCTCTTACAG ATGTTCGGCATCAGCTTCGTGCTCACCTGTCATTCGGACTGAATACGCCTATATTAGGAGATCACAAGTTCTCAAACCTCCTCAAGTTTGCTCCACAG AAACTGGACAGTACGACACTGAGGAGGCTGGGAGTACAACAGAGCAAAGTTCGTCACATCCCGCTACATCTACACGCCATGTCCATACTTATACCGGAATTCCTTGATGGTCGTAATCTGTTTGTTACGAGTAACCTGCCGAAACACTTCTGTAAAAGCATGAGATACCTCAAACTGAATCCAAGACAAAAATAA